In the Nicotiana tabacum cultivar K326 chromosome 16, ASM71507v2, whole genome shotgun sequence genome, one interval contains:
- the LOC107819401 gene encoding probable lipid phosphate phosphatase 4 (The RefSeq protein has 3 substitutions compared to this genomic sequence), giving the protein MPEIEFGGHTVRSHGAKVAKKHRCDWLIFFVLVAMDGFLNYIQPFNRYTNAKMLEDLKFPFKEHDTIPMWAVPIFAVVLPCTVFLIYYHYRRDVYDLHHAILGVFYSVLVAAVITDSIKDAVGRPRPNFYYRCFPDGVEAFQANGDVKCHGDPNIVKEGYKSFPSGHTSWSFAGLAFLSWYLCGKVKAFDRRGHAAKLCIVLLPLLFAALVGISRVDDYWHHWTDVFTGSIIGTVVASLCYLLFFPFPHDINGWAPHASIKMREKNGFHSSSVAMDTV; this is encoded by the exons ATGCCGGAAATAGAGTTTGGAGGGCACACGGTGAGATCCCATGGGGCTAAGGTGGCCAAAAAGCACAGATGTGACTGGTTGATTTTAATTGTGCTTGTTGCAATGGATGGCTTCTTAAACTACATTCAGCCTTTCAATCGCTACACTAAtgcaaaaatgttagaagatctgAAATTTCCCTTCAAAGAGCACGACACAATACCAATGTGGGCCGTTCCT ATCTTTGCAGTAGTTCTGCCATGCACAGTATTTCTCATTTACTATCACTACAGGAGGGATGTTTATGATCTGCATCATGCGATATTGG gtgtcttttattctgttctaGTGGCTGCAGTAATCACCGATAGTATCAAAGATGCTGTTGGTCGTCCACGTCCAAATTTCTACTATAGGTGCTTCCCTGATGGAGTTGAG GCTTTTCAAGCTAATGGGGATGTTAAGTGTCATGGAGACCCAAATATTGTGAAAGAAGGATATAAAAGCTTTCCCAGTGGACATACCTCAT GGTCATTTGCTGGTCTTGCGTTCCTATCGTGGTACCTGTGCGGAAAAGTGAAGGCTTTTGACAGAAGAGGCCATGCTGCAAAACTCTGCATTGTTCTGCTTCCTTTACTGTTTGCTGCATTAGTCGGAATTTCTCGGGTTGATGACTATTGGCATCACTGGACAGATGTATTCACTGGATCCATTATAG GAACCGTGGTTGCCTCTTTATGCTATCTGCTTTTCTTCCCATTCCCTCATGATATCAATG GGTGGGCACCTCATGCATCTATtaaaatgagagagaaaaatggATTCCATTCTTCATCAGTAGAAATGGACACTGTGTAA
- the LOC107819401 gene encoding putative lipid phosphate phosphatase 4 isoform X1, translating to MKRIIRVKMPEIEFGGHTVRSHGAKVAKKHRCDWLILIVLVAMDGFLNYIQPFNRYTNAKMLEDLKFPFKEHDTIPMWAVPIFAVVLPCTVFLIYYHYRRDVYDLHHAILGVFYSVLVAAVITDSIKDAVGRPRPNFYYRCFPDGVEAFQANGDVKCHGDPNIVKEGYKSFPSGHTSWSFAGLAFLSWYLCGKVKAFDRRGHAAKLCIVLLPLLFAALVGISRVDDYWHHWTDVFTGSIIGTVVASLCYLLFFPFPHDINGWAPHASIKMREKNGFHSSSVEMDTV from the exons atgaAAAG AATAATACGGGTGAAGATGCCGGAAATAGAGTTTGGAGGGCACACGGTGAGATCCCATGGGGCTAAGGTGGCCAAAAAGCACAGATGTGACTGGTTGATTTTAATTGTGCTTGTTGCAATGGATGGCTTCTTAAACTACATTCAGCCTTTCAATCGCTACACTAAtgcaaaaatgttagaagatctgAAATTTCCCTTCAAAGAGCACGACACAATACCAATGTGGGCCGTTCCT ATCTTTGCAGTAGTTCTGCCATGCACAGTATTTCTCATTTACTATCACTACAGGAGGGATGTTTATGATCTGCATCATGCGATATTGG gtgtcttttattctgttctaGTGGCTGCAGTAATCACCGATAGTATCAAAGATGCTGTTGGTCGTCCACGTCCAAATTTCTACTATAGGTGCTTCCCTGATGGAGTTGAG GCTTTTCAAGCTAATGGGGATGTTAAGTGTCATGGAGACCCAAATATTGTGAAAGAAGGATATAAAAGCTTTCCCAGTGGACATACCTCAT GGTCATTTGCTGGTCTTGCGTTCCTATCGTGGTACCTGTGCGGAAAAGTGAAGGCTTTTGACAGAAGAGGCCATGCTGCAAAACTCTGCATTGTTCTGCTTCCTTTACTGTTTGCTGCATTAGTCGGAATTTCTCGGGTTGATGACTATTGGCATCACTGGACAGATGTATTCACTGGATCCATTATAG GAACCGTGGTTGCCTCTTTATGCTATCTGCTTTTCTTCCCATTCCCTCATGATATCAATG GGTGGGCACCTCATGCATCTATtaaaatgagagagaaaaatggATTCCATTCTTCATCAGTAGAAATGGACACTGTGTAA